From Natrinema sp. CBA1119:
AGACCTCGTCGCCGTCGGCCTTGTGGACGGGCGCGCTCTCGCCGGTGACTGGCGCCTGATTGACGGCGCTCTCACCGTCGACGACAGACCCGTCGACCGGAATCTTCCCGCCCGGTTTGACGATAACTATCTCACCCTCCTTGACCTCGCGGGCGGGCACCTCCTGAAGCTCCCCGTCGCGACGGACAGTCGCGGTGTCGGGCGTCATCTCCAGCAGTTCCTGGAGGGCCGTCCGGGTCTTCCGCATCGTCCGCCCCTCGAGGTAGCTGCCGAGGCTGAACAGGAAGACCACTGCCGCGGCCTCCCAGTACTCCCCGATGACGATGGCACCGATAGCGGCCAGCGTCACCAACGTCTTGATACCGAGCGTCCGGTTGGTGACCTCGTAGTAGGCGGTCTTGGCGATGTCGTAGCCGCCGACGACCGTCGCTAGGATGAGGACCGCGGCGCTTGCCGTGTCGAAACTCGTGAGATAGCCCAGGCTCCAGCCGCCCCCGTAGAGGAGGCCGCTCGTTGCCGTGACGATGGCCTTCCGGTGTTTCCGGTAGTACTGCGTGATCGATTGTTTGTTCATGGTGTTAGGCGGGCTGGGGCGTGTAGCCCTGGTTTTCGATGGTCTGTGCGAAGGCGTCGGGGTCAGCGACGCTATCGTCGTACTCGATCTCGACGCGGCCGGTCGCGTAGTGGACTTCGACGTGCTGGACGCCGTCGACGTTCGAGAGGGCGCGTTCGACGGTACTCGCACAGGTCGGGCAGTCGAAGTCGAGGACGCGGAACTGGGTTGTGTCGCTCATTACAGTTTGAGATAGTGCCCCTACCCCAATAAATATTTTTTAAATGATATGTTTGGATACTTGAATGGGTCGTTGGAACAGTCAAACAAGTCGTCTAGGGCTTTCGCCCTCGTGGCTTCGTTCGAGACTCGTTCTTCGGTGGGCGTCTCTTCGCTGGCATCCCGCTACCTTTTCCCTCGTGCTCACTCTCAGTTCCTGTATGAGTGATTCTGATACCGACCACGGTCTCGACGACATCGCGGTGCGGGATCCCCGGGTTTCGGACGCGATCGACGAACCGATGCGGGCGATGATCCTCGACATCCTGTCCGAGGAAGCCTTGACCGCGACCGAGGTCCACGCACGCCTCGACAATCGTGGTGTCGACCGCACGGAGAACACGGTTCGCCACCACATCAACGAGTTACGGGACGCCGCCCTCGTCGACGTCGTCCGCTTCGAGGAGGGTCGGGGTGGAACGACGAAGTACTATCACGCGAACACGATCGTCCTTTCGTATTCCCTGCCGAACTCTGCTGACGCTGCCGTCGAAGAGATGATCGACGCCGTTCAGCCCCAGATTACGGACGCGCTCGCTACGCTCACCGACGAGTACGATGGTGCGATCGAGGAGATTGTCGCGGACATGCAGCCCTGCGAGCACTGCCGGACCCAGAAGTACGAGACGTACGTTCTTCTGACAGTCCTGCGACGTGCGTTCGTTCGCGCCCACAGAGATTCCTGAGGGAGACACCTCGAGATTGTTGGGATTTCATTAGATACGACACGGCACGAAACAACCGATCGCTGAAGACTGCGTATCGATTACTCACTAATATGCGAAAGCTTGGTACCTAAACTTCCTGACTGCTAACTCCAAAAGCGAGTTTCCATCGCCTGCAAGGCTATTGTCCGGATCGATCCACCTTCGAGATTGACCGTAGCGTTTGGAAGAGAAACATCATGCTCTTCCGCATATACGACCACTGGTTGAATGTCCCGATCAGGTAGACATCAATAGTGGGATTATACACCATGAATGCACTACTCGCCCCGAGTCCACCCCACGAGTGGAATCGTTTGAGAAACGGCAACGGACGGATACGGACGACGCCGTAGCCGTAGTCGATTCCTTGCCACAATTTGTTCCACTGTAGCATCTCCTGTAGCGTCTCCTCGGATACGAGGTTACCCTCGACCAAGGCTTGATGGAACCGGAACAGCTCTTCTGCGGTGTTCACCGTCTGTCCACCGGCATAGAAAGCGCTCAACGAGGGTACATCATCCACCTCGATTTTCTTTTCGTCGATATAAAACGGGGCTGTAGGAAGCGCGCTGTCTACTGCGGGTTCCGAGAACGGCGGTAAGTACGAGTGCTCCATCTCCAACGGATCAAAGAGGAACTCCTCCAGAGCCTCGTGATACGGTTGGCCGGTCACGCTTTCGATAATCAATCCGAGCAGATTGTATCCGAACTCCGAATAGTAGCAGTCCTCTCCGGGCGGGAAGTGGGGTTCCAGATTTTGTTTTGCCCATTCGATCGTTTCCTCCGGTTCCCACGTCCGGTTCGGTTCTTCCAACATTTCGTCGAACAGCGTCTTCCCTTCGGGGGATTCTTCTAATCGCGTGTTCAAGAACATTTTTCCGCCTTCGGGGAGGGAATGAGGAAGCCCAGAGGTGTGACCGAGGAGATGACGGATGCGGATATCGCCGGTGTAGTCTGTCCCGTCGATAGTGTGAAGATTATCGAGAATCGACTCCGATAGATACTCCGAGATCGGATCGTCAAAACTGAGCTGGCCGCCGTCGGAGAGCATGGCCACGAGCGTCGAGGTGAAGGTCTTGCCGATGCTGGCTGCGTAGTATGGTTGCTCTGGAGCGGCCTCGACGTCTCCCGTCTGCCCGGTAGCCATATTCCAATGTAAGTCACGGCTATCAGAATGTACCAACAAGTACGCAGAGTGGAGGTCGGAGTTGTCTTCGACGGCAGATTGTAACCTGGATTCCAGACGAGATTTGGCCCTTTGGCGCTCCATAACGCCCGAATGTACGGTTTTAGGGCTATTAAATGGCGGTATCGTTCCCGACTCCTAAGAACGTCTTCTACAAGAAATCGCACTTCGAGAGGTTCTCAGGAATGTCGGGATAGGAGTGATGGATTGGACAGTGATCGGTGTCGCCGAGAACGAGGTGATCTCGGAACTCTGCTTGGGTCTGCCTAATTGAATGATAGTATCCGACAGGATATGTTATTTAGATCGAACGATAGGTAACCACTCTAAATTTCCCACACTTGAGTCAGAATAATCACTCACCACTGTTATCAACAGGGCTGAAACCAACCACTGATCACAGTCCCTCAGGTCGCCGTTCGCGTCGTCCGTCGATATCCCTCGTACAGAGCTGGTAATCCGAGGGGAAGTGCGAGGAGTCCAAATCCGAGAAGGGCATACTCATCTGCGTCCTGGTGTCGCAGGGCAAGGAGCGTCGCGACGATGCCGAATAGCGCAATTACATAGGCTGTGTTGCTCCAGAGCACGTCGTACGAGGAGCAGTACAGCCAGCAGATGAGCGTGTAGGAAGGGGCATTCCAAGTCGGTGGGTGGAGTTTCGGCCAGAAGAACCGACAGTAGGTCGTCCAGCCGAGCATCGCTAGCGTGGGAAGCCCCGCGAGCCACGTTGTTGAGCCGAACGGTGTCCGAGTACCGAACCGTCTGTAACCACTGAGGAACAACGCTGGAAACCCAACGATCCAAAGCCAGATACCGATAGTGTATGTCACAGGCCAGTGCTCGATTCGTGGTTGCTCGAAGGGAAGACGGAGCGATTCCGGCAGCGTCGCCCATGGGAATGAGGGATCAGGGACTGGATTCGTAACGAATGCGATCAGACAGAGTCCCGTCCCGACGAGTAGTCCATAGAGGCCCAACGTTGTATATCGGTCGAGCCAGGCCGGGAGCGAGGGGTGGGCCGTTGTGGGATGGTGATCGGATGTCCCCGTCATTCCTCGAATCAGTCTTACTGCGACTCCGTGTCGCGTTCAAGCGCCTCTCGTCGTTGTTCGTATTCGTCGTCGGTCAATTCGCCACGAGCGTACGCGAGTCGGAGTTCTTCGAGTGCCTGGTCCGAGTTGCTCTCATTCCCCGCTATTGCCTGGTAGATGAGGTAGCCACCACCGATGATGGCTGCCAAGAACAGGATCTGCATCACGATTCCAGTGATAACCATCCAGGTTGGTATCGTCCCGTCGCCCCACAGATGGCCGCCCCACGTGACACCCATCATCGGGCCAACTCCATCATCCCGAAGCCCATAAAGAACATCGGGAAGAGGACGAACGCACCGATGATAATGAGGACAGTCGTAATGCGTCGTGTATCATCTGTTTTGTCAGGCATAGTTTCCCCTCCGTGAGATTCGTCTCCAGTACTCAATACGGGTTCGCTATTCAATGCGATTGTGTCTTCCCTTCTTGTTATCTACCCTGCAAATACTTTTGATATCCCGGCTTTGCACCAGTTCTACGTTCGAATCCAATCTCATTCTGGTAGACTTCGCGCTGTCACGCTGACTCACCGGAGTGGATCGTGCGATGATAGAGATTCAGTAATGGATCAAAGCCGTGACGTGGTGCCTTTCTGTCTTCATATTGCGGCTGGTAGCAGTTCGATGTAGCCGGTTTCGAATCGTATCCACAACCTCAGTGAATTACCCGCTCGTAGTGTTCCTTATGAGTACACCACCTGATCGAAACGGCGTTCGTGAAACCCCGGGCTCCAGCCGGGTATCACCGCGTCTCGGTCCACTTCCACTTGCTGTGGCAGCAGCTACGGTCGCAGCTGTGATCATGCTTTTACTCGGCCTCTTCGGGATGATTGGAGTCTACGAAAGCGGGGTCGAGATGATGGATCGGTGGCACTTGTTCTTCACACCGATACCCGCTGGTACGTTTGCTGGGATCCTTGAATCGGTGATCATTACAGGTGTATACACCTATATGGTTGCTAAGTTGCACAACTACTTTCCAGGTTCGCTCTCATGAAACTGGCTGTGTTCGGGGCGACTGGCGGGACAGGACGACATCTGATAACGCAGGCGCTCGCAGCTAATTATGACGTTCGGGCACTCACACGATCCCAGACTAAACTCCCGCCAAGTGAACAGATCACAGCTATCGAGGGAAATGTCTTGGATCCAGAGACTGTCTCTGAAACAGTCGAGAATACAGACGCTGTGGTTTGTCTCCTCGGACGGACGCCGAACAACCCACCGGATGTCGTGTCGCTGGGGACTCGGAACATTATCGAGGCGATGAATGACCGGCCAGTCAGCCGATTACTCGTGTTAACGTCGATGGGGCTCGGTTCGAGCTCTGAAACCGTTCCGTGGTATGTCCGAATTGCAAACGCAACCGTTCTCCACGATCTGATGGCAGACAAGGCGCGGCAAGAAGAACTTGTTATGGGATGAGCAGGCGCAAAACCTCGCCGTTTACGGCGGGGATACGCGCCGTCACTGGATGGCGCTACCCACCGATGACTGCACGGCTAGATATTCACTTAGAAATCCAAATGTTTACAATAAAACGTACCATAACCAGTTATGGAGACGTTTCACGAATGCACATTCACCGCACGTACCGGGCGAAAATCCTCAACCACAGTCAAGTGGCTGAGATGCTCGACGTACACGGGTGGAGTGCATCAAAACTGTGGAACGTTGCAAACTATCACTCCCGCCAAGTGTGGGAGGATACGGGCGAGATTCCCGACGACTCGGAGTTGAAGCGCGAGTTGAAAGGTCATGACAACTACAAAGGACTCCATTCTCAGTCCAGTCAGCGCGTTCTGGAGGAACTCGCTGAAGCATTTAACTCGTGGTACGGCAAACGCAAGAACGACTCTCGTGCGAATCCTCCCGGCTACCGCAAGAAAAACTACTACGACGACAACGGCAATCGCGTCCATGAAGAACACCCACGCAGTACGGTGACGTGGAAGCAGAAAGGTATCCGTCACGACTCGAAACACAACCGCATTCGACTCTCGAAAGGCGCGAACCACAAAGACCACCCACGCGACCGCGACTACATCCTCGTCGAATATGAGACACGTCCCGAGGTCACGGTAGAAAACCTGCAACAAGTCCGCGCCGTATACGATAAGGCGAAGGGGCGATGGGAACTGCACCTCGTCTGCAAACACGAAGTGGAGACACCCGACTCCCCTGGCACTGAGACGGCGGGTATCGACCTTGGAATCTGTAACTTCGCCGCCGTTGCATACAGCACCGAGGAAGCCGACCTGTACCCCAGCAACCGCTTGAAACAGGACGGCTACTACCTCCCGAAAGAAATCGCCAAGTGCGACGACTCTGGGGGTGAGGAAGCCACCCGCCTTCATCACAAGTGGTCGGAGCGCCGCACCCACTTCTTCCACAGCCTCGCCAAACACATCGTTGAACGGTGTATTGAGCGAGAAGTGGGTCGCATCAACATCGGGAAACTCGACGGCGTCCGTGAAGACGAGAACGGTGAGTCGAAAAACTGGGGTCGGCACGGCAACCTCGACTTGCACGGGTGGGCGTTCGCCCGCTTCACGAAGATACTCACCTACAAAGCAAAAGTCGAGGGCATCAAGGTCGTAGAAGTTTCAGAGCGTGGCACGAGCAAGACGTGTTGCGTCTGCGGTAGGGAAGATGAGAGTCAGCGCGTTGAACGCGGTTTGTACGTGTGCGATGAACACGATGATGCGTTTAACGCTGACGTGAACGGGGCGGAGAACATTCGTCTCGACATCAACGAAAGTAACTCCGAGTCTTCCGGGCAGTTGTCCGGAGATAGGAGTACCGGCTGGTTGGCACAGCCCGGAGTCTACCTTCACGACTTGTCCCACGGATTCTCACCGAGGGGCCAAGTGGTGGACTGCAAACCCTAATATCCCAACGCTCGGGAATCCTCGCCCTTCAGGGCGGGGAGGATGTCAAGCAAAGCGACCTCGACTGGACGATCGTACGGCCCGGTGGATTGACGGACACACCGCGAACCGGCGAATACGTCCACGGAGTTGATCTGGATGTGAATGCACGGCCGATTTCACGGGCTGATGTCGCCGATTTTCTGCTTCAAATTGTTAAAGAGGACCGATACGTTCGAGAGACGCCGATAGTCACCAGCCAAGAGAACGCCGATCTCGGATTTTTTCTGGATCAGATTGCGACGATAGCGAAGCGACTCAGAACTAACTGAGACAACAGCTGTGCGAGTCCCGCGACTGATTGCGCAAATGCGAGTTGATCCCCGGGCGAATTACCTAAAAAGAACATCACGGTACTGCCACCCCATGACAATCACGACCAGAAGTGCTACTACGCCCCCAATCAGGAAGCTAAAGCCACGTCCATCATATCCGTAGGGAACCGGTAGGTCGGTGGTCTGATCCAACACCAGCAACACCACAGCGAGACCGGCAACAACGAGACCAATCACCCGACCGAGTGGGGAATCACTCCGTTTACCGGGCATAGCTGTACATAGCTGGCGTCTCCTTGAAGAGTGTGCTGCAAGACGGCTGCTCCGTATATTGCGCTGAAGGGTGAGCGGACTGGTCTTTGCCACCCGCTTAGAAGGGGAACCGATCACGCGCCGATTGAATTGCGAGGCGAGTCAGGAGTCGCGCAGGGCCACGCTTTGGAAGGTTCCGGACAGTCTCGATGCTGGTCGGCGGTTCACTGCCACCAACGTGTAGCTCCCAACCCGTCTCGTCTACGAAGCGTTCGACAGCCTGATTTGCTCGCTGTCGCACGTCGTCTGAATCCATCGTCTCGGGTGCACCGTCCCGAAGAACGATGTCGCCATCGACGATTACTGTCTCGACATCGGCCGGGACCGCATTGTTCACGACGTGTGCGGGAACGTTAGTCAGTGGCGTGAATTTCGGTTTGTCGACATCAAGGAGGATAATATCCGCGCGCTTTCCCGCTTCGATACTGCCAATCTCGTCGCCAACTCCCAGCGCGCGTGCGCCCTCAATAGTGAGCATTCGTATCAGTTCCATCGAGTCGAACTGCCCGGCAGAACGCGTGAGATTTGCCGCCAGACGAGCTTGCCGCGCTTCTCCAAACATACTGTACGAGTCGTGCCAGTAGTGGTCGTCAATCCCTACCCCAACGTCGACGCCTGCAGCTCGAAGCTCGGGAACGGGCGTCCATTGCGTCTCCCCGTCCGGATTCCAGTAACAGAAGACGGACGGGCAGTGCGCAACGGCTGCGTCCGCCTCGGCGGTTCGCTGGACGTCCTCTTCGTCGGCGAGGCGGAAGTGAGCGGCAATCAGTCGGTCGTCCAGAAGTCCAACGTCGTCCAGCAGTCCTACCGAGTCCTCGCCGCCGTTCGATCGTGCCATCGTGTTACTCTCCTCGAGTTCGAGCAAGTGCGTGTGGACGAGCAG
This genomic window contains:
- a CDS encoding serine hydrolase, with product MATGQTGDVEAAPEQPYYAASIGKTFTSTLVAMLSDGGQLSFDDPISEYLSESILDNLHTIDGTDYTGDIRIRHLLGHTSGLPHSLPEGGKMFLNTRLEESPEGKTLFDEMLEEPNRTWEPEETIEWAKQNLEPHFPPGEDCYYSEFGYNLLGLIIESVTGQPYHEALEEFLFDPLEMEHSYLPPFSEPAVDSALPTAPFYIDEKKIEVDDVPSLSAFYAGGQTVNTAEELFRFHQALVEGNLVSEETLQEMLQWNKLWQGIDYGYGVVRIRPLPFLKRFHSWGGLGASSAFMVYNPTIDVYLIGTFNQWSYMRKSMMFLFQTLRSISKVDRSGQ
- a CDS encoding NAD(P)-dependent oxidoreductase, which translates into the protein MLALQGGEDVKQSDLDWTIVRPGGLTDTPRTGEYVHGVDLDVNARPISRADVADFLLQIVKEDRYVRETPIVTSQENADLGFFLDQIATIAKRLRTN
- a CDS encoding heavy-metal-associated domain-containing protein gives rise to the protein MSDTTQFRVLDFDCPTCASTVERALSNVDGVQHVEVHYATGRVEIEYDDSVADPDAFAQTIENQGYTPQPA
- a CDS encoding NAD(P)-dependent oxidoreductase, translated to MKLAVFGATGGTGRHLITQALAANYDVRALTRSQTKLPPSEQITAIEGNVLDPETVSETVENTDAVVCLLGRTPNNPPDVVSLGTRNIIEAMNDRPVSRLLVLTSMGLGSSSETVPWYVRIANATVLHDLMADKARQEELVMG
- a CDS encoding helix-turn-helix domain-containing protein yields the protein MSDSDTDHGLDDIAVRDPRVSDAIDEPMRAMILDILSEEALTATEVHARLDNRGVDRTENTVRHHINELRDAALVDVVRFEEGRGGTTKYYHANTIVLSYSLPNSADAAVEEMIDAVQPQITDALATLTDEYDGAIEEIVADMQPCEHCRTQKYETYVLLTVLRRAFVRAHRDS
- a CDS encoding RNA-guided endonuclease TnpB family protein codes for the protein MHIHRTYRAKILNHSQVAEMLDVHGWSASKLWNVANYHSRQVWEDTGEIPDDSELKRELKGHDNYKGLHSQSSQRVLEELAEAFNSWYGKRKNDSRANPPGYRKKNYYDDNGNRVHEEHPRSTVTWKQKGIRHDSKHNRIRLSKGANHKDHPRDRDYILVEYETRPEVTVENLQQVRAVYDKAKGRWELHLVCKHEVETPDSPGTETAGIDLGICNFAAVAYSTEEADLYPSNRLKQDGYYLPKEIAKCDDSGGEEATRLHHKWSERRTHFFHSLAKHIVERCIEREVGRINIGKLDGVREDENGESKNWGRHGNLDLHGWAFARFTKILTYKAKVEGIKVVEVSERGTSKTCCVCGREDESQRVERGLYVCDEHDDAFNADVNGAENIRLDINESNSESSGQLSGDRSTGWLAQPGVYLHDLSHGFSPRGQVVDCKP
- a CDS encoding amidohydrolase family protein — its product is MSVDLVIQDALILTADERNRLYERGTISITDGHIEEVRPSREGDGEIEAPTVIDGNGKLVMPGLVNAHTHLEMTPLIGAFSELDLTEMLGSGTALFNRLGNGDFEYLIEAGVELAALNFLLGGVTTVNSMDARPAAGAEAFGEAGLRGFFGPAISDLFWDQPVDQQFARAREFVETYHDTYDGRIRATICPHDDWSCTRQLWERTASLAAEYPDLLVHTHLLELEESNTMARSNGGEDSVGLLDDVGLLDDRLIAAHFRLADEEDVQRTAEADAAVAHCPSVFCYWNPDGETQWTPVPELRAAGVDVGVGIDDHYWHDSYSMFGEARQARLAANLTRSAGQFDSMELIRMLTIEGARALGVGDEIGSIEAGKRADIILLDVDKPKFTPLTNVPAHVVNNAVPADVETVIVDGDIVLRDGAPETMDSDDVRQRANQAVERFVDETGWELHVGGSEPPTSIETVRNLPKRGPARLLTRLAIQSARDRFPF